Proteins from one Deinococcus sp. AB2017081 genomic window:
- a CDS encoding GerMN domain-containing protein has product MRRVLSLFNVLCAALLAVAVLASQAVQRVPPTPEPPALQLAERSVLSVKVYFTDPQVQRVLPETRTIQVTQRNPAAVAQASLAVWAAGPAQSGHLGAVPRGTAAPKVYLRGTHYFVDLPAAYGNLRYGTSGERMLLCTITRTLLETRGQDVTFVLNGQPVETLGHMDLREPFTRQDCADQ; this is encoded by the coding sequence ATGAGGCGGGTGCTGTCGCTGTTCAACGTGCTGTGCGCGGCGCTGCTGGCGGTCGCGGTGCTGGCCTCGCAGGCGGTGCAGCGCGTCCCGCCCACGCCCGAGCCGCCGGCCCTGCAACTCGCGGAGCGCTCGGTGCTGAGCGTCAAGGTGTACTTCACCGACCCGCAGGTGCAGCGCGTCCTGCCCGAGACCCGCACCATCCAGGTCACGCAGCGCAACCCGGCCGCCGTGGCGCAGGCGTCGCTGGCGGTGTGGGCGGCCGGGCCGGCGCAGTCCGGGCACCTGGGCGCGGTGCCCCGGGGCACCGCCGCGCCGAAGGTCTACCTGCGCGGCACGCACTACTTCGTGGATCTGCCCGCCGCGTACGGCAACCTGCGCTACGGCACCAGCGGAGAGCGCATGCTGCTGTGTACCATCACCCGCACCCTGCTGGAGACGCGCGGCCAGGACGTGACCTTCGTCCTGAACGGGCAGCCGGTCGAGACCCTGGGCCACATGGATCTGCGTGAGCCGTTCACGCGCCAGGACTGCGCGGATCAATGA
- a CDS encoding DMT family transporter encodes MSATTATTPHAAASLRGLGLYALALLIFAGQDGLAKHLVQDHSPALVSAVRYSTQALLLTALLPRPLRAAPRDAAYSPWLVLVRSLCLASLTVVMMGAFARLPLAEATAISFLAPLLVTVLAVPLLGERPGPLRWIGTVGGFLGLLLIVRPGGNLDAVGVALAFLAAALNTGYQLLSRVLQGVPSLHLLYHSALTGSVFGIGAVLLARQGGPVSWADLGLMAVLGLTGGSGHYLLTVAYRTSDASLLAPLTYLQLVFAAIVGWLAFHHLPDAVALTGMALVCVSGVLAVLDSRKKAVPAPLEV; translated from the coding sequence GTGAGCGCCACCACGGCCACCACGCCCCACGCGGCCGCCTCCCTGCGCGGTCTGGGCCTGTACGCGCTGGCCCTGCTGATCTTCGCCGGGCAGGACGGGCTGGCCAAGCACCTCGTCCAGGATCACTCGCCGGCGCTGGTGTCCGCGGTGCGCTACAGCACGCAGGCGCTGCTGCTCACGGCCCTGCTGCCCCGCCCCCTGCGGGCCGCGCCACGCGACGCCGCATATTCGCCGTGGCTGGTGCTGGTGCGCTCGCTGTGCCTGGCCAGTCTGACCGTGGTCATGATGGGCGCGTTTGCCCGCCTGCCACTGGCCGAGGCGACCGCCATCTCGTTTCTCGCGCCGCTGCTGGTCACGGTGCTGGCGGTGCCGCTGCTGGGGGAGCGGCCGGGGCCGCTGCGCTGGATCGGCACGGTGGGCGGCTTCCTGGGCCTGCTGCTGATCGTGCGGCCGGGTGGGAACCTCGACGCCGTGGGCGTGGCCCTGGCCTTCCTGGCTGCCGCCCTGAACACCGGGTATCAGCTGCTGTCGCGGGTGCTCCAGGGCGTGCCGTCACTGCACCTCCTGTACCACTCGGCCCTGACCGGCAGCGTGTTCGGCATCGGGGCGGTGCTGCTCGCACGGCAGGGCGGCCCGGTGTCGTGGGCCGACCTGGGCCTGATGGCCGTGCTGGGCCTGACCGGCGGCAGCGGCCACTACCTGCTGACCGTCGCGTACCGCACCTCCGACGCCTCGTTGCTGGCTCCGCTGACCTACCTGCAACTGGTCTTCGCGGCCATCGTGGGCTGGCTGGCGTTCCACCACCTGCCGGACGCCGTGGCGCTGACCGGCATGGCCCTGGTGTGCGTGTCTGGCGTCCTGGCGGTGCTGGACAGCCGCAAGAAGGCCGTCCCCGCCCCGCTGGAAGTGTGA
- a CDS encoding N-acetylmuramoyl-L-alanine amidase family protein — translation MRLPPRLLVLLLAAPALLSAAPSGAPDVFVAYPENGATVAFDHVILEGSVRPGGDLRIGGAAVPVGPDGLFMEWWPLRPGVNTLTLVTTRAGRTGTLTWRVTRTVPRTLLARPTAIEPGSVLPRSAVTFWDAVNDTPAERAVRIEFRGSPGGRAAYRLAGSPPVPMLEGPAGTYRAVYTLPTTARLLDAAVGVTLTGPDGRTVTATAPGRVTSTPAGPRVATQRPGTVRGLALNDSQTLLTDLDGLARLYPRDGMTFTAVGRVGEDLRVRLAPGVPALATAAQLDLSLGSVLAARGGAVTVDGGTELATGPAAPLPLLAQVSAAPDVSDVPQVAGTPELAPLPIRPAPPAPASPRAGDLRVRVPLGGVRLPYTLEQRSGGSQLLLTLYGTLTAPLTGLSGVADPLLRSVEVQPGTPGVTVVTLTLAPGQAWGFQAGYDGGDLLVTVRRPPVLDPARPLSGRVVVLDPGHGGTQKGGAGSLRVPEKNLVLPIALRAATLLRAQGATVVLTRTTDVTLGLYDRGMIAETARADLLVSIHANALPDGRDPRGIRGPEVYFSHPQAQGVAASILAGLRRTLPELGPGEGLKGAADLALTRPTAQPSVLVETAYLTDAGNLRVLQSPAGQERLAQAIAAGIADHYAAQLR, via the coding sequence ATGCGCCTCCCCCCGCGCCTTCTGGTCCTGCTGCTGGCTGCCCCCGCCCTGCTGTCGGCCGCTCCCTCCGGTGCTCCTGACGTGTTCGTGGCGTATCCGGAGAACGGCGCGACCGTCGCCTTCGACCACGTGATCCTGGAGGGCAGTGTCCGTCCCGGCGGCGACCTGCGGATCGGCGGTGCGGCCGTGCCGGTCGGGCCGGACGGCCTGTTCATGGAGTGGTGGCCGTTGCGGCCCGGTGTGAACACCCTGACGCTGGTCACCACCCGCGCCGGGCGCACCGGTACCCTGACGTGGCGCGTGACCCGCACGGTGCCGCGTACCCTGCTGGCCCGACCGACCGCCATCGAGCCGGGCAGCGTGCTCCCCCGGTCGGCCGTGACGTTCTGGGACGCCGTGAACGACACCCCGGCCGAGCGGGCCGTGAGGATCGAATTCCGGGGGTCACCCGGAGGCCGCGCGGCGTACCGGCTGGCCGGCAGTCCGCCGGTGCCCATGCTCGAGGGGCCGGCCGGGACGTACCGCGCGGTGTACACCCTGCCCACCACGGCGCGGCTGCTGGACGCCGCCGTGGGTGTCACCCTGACCGGGCCGGACGGCCGCACCGTCACGGCCACGGCCCCCGGCCGCGTGACGAGCACACCGGCCGGCCCGCGCGTCGCCACGCAGCGGCCCGGCACGGTGCGGGGGCTGGCGCTGAACGACTCGCAGACGCTGCTGACCGATCTGGATGGCCTCGCCCGCCTGTACCCCCGGGACGGCATGACCTTCACCGCCGTGGGCCGCGTGGGCGAGGATCTGCGCGTGCGCCTCGCGCCGGGGGTGCCGGCCCTGGCGACGGCCGCGCAGCTCGACCTGTCGCTCGGTTCGGTGCTGGCCGCGCGGGGCGGCGCGGTCACCGTGGACGGCGGCACTGAACTGGCCACGGGGCCCGCCGCACCGCTGCCGCTGCTGGCCCAGGTCTCTGCGGCCCCCGACGTGTCCGACGTGCCGCAGGTCGCGGGAACCCCTGAACTCGCCCCGCTGCCGATCCGTCCCGCCCCGCCGGCACCCGCATCTCCCCGTGCCGGCGACCTGCGCGTGCGGGTGCCGCTGGGCGGCGTGCGGCTGCCGTACACGCTGGAGCAGCGGTCGGGCGGTTCGCAGCTCCTCCTGACGCTGTACGGCACCCTCACCGCGCCGCTGACCGGGCTGTCCGGTGTGGCCGATCCCCTGCTGCGCAGCGTGGAGGTGCAGCCCGGTACCCCCGGCGTCACGGTCGTGACCCTGACCCTCGCCCCCGGCCAGGCGTGGGGCTTCCAGGCCGGCTATGACGGAGGTGATCTCCTCGTCACGGTGCGCCGGCCACCGGTGCTCGATCCGGCCCGGCCCCTGAGCGGGCGCGTGGTCGTCCTTGATCCCGGCCACGGCGGCACCCAGAAGGGCGGGGCCGGGAGCCTACGGGTGCCGGAGAAGAACCTCGTGCTGCCCATCGCCCTGCGGGCGGCCACCCTGCTGCGGGCACAGGGGGCCACGGTGGTGCTGACCCGCACCACCGACGTGACGCTGGGCCTGTACGACCGGGGGATGATCGCCGAGACCGCCCGCGCCGACCTGCTCGTCAGCATCCACGCCAATGCCCTGCCGGACGGCCGCGATCCACGCGGCATCCGGGGCCCCGAGGTGTACTTCTCGCACCCGCAGGCGCAGGGCGTGGCCGCGTCGATCCTGGCGGGCCTGCGCCGCACGCTGCCGGAACTCGGCCCCGGCGAGGGCCTGAAGGGCGCGGCCGACCTGGCCCTGACCCGGCCGACGGCGCAGCCCAGCGTGCTCGTCGAGACCGCCTACCTGACCGATGCCGGGAATCTGCGCGTGCTCCAGAGCCCGGCCGGACAGGAGCGGCTCGCCCAGGCGATTGCGGCAGGGATCGCGGATCACTACGCGGCCCAGCTCCGGTAG
- a CDS encoding chromosome segregation SMC family protein, translated as MLHSITLQGFKSFADRTRLEFGPGVCAVIGPNGSGKSNVVEALRWATHHARARELRAGRGTELIFHGSGGKAPLGLAEVQVELQTEAGRVNLARRVYRDGTGEQDLNGRAVRVRDVQGALRGTGLGPGGLAVIGQGEVSGVVQAEGRTLLGYVQEAAGLSRAVSARQEAEARLREADTHLNQLNLILGEREAGAVRLERAADAARRHRALSATVAMLEDALRRERQLALQREIHAAQADVAAMEARSAALGAEVQAAARAVEDAREAAQEARARRDAHAGALETLRAAREAAAQAARYRDHLTQEAAALTAELAALPVEPPVGEAPDLAAHETAAAQARIHAETAERHLRTLDDAVARARAQAARAAEAHAREDASRDTLRAELDRAEGNLGQVLESLDAARERLTLARHAREHAEAAYAALRDEREAATARDRHLSGELSRLQASVAPLRRERERLEAALNSYARYGEGARNALRLDHPGIVGSVADLLTVPAEYEVALGAALGRRLEQVVVQRADDAREIIDELKRSGGRATFLPLDLIRARPRRDGLLLREAGVLGNLADLCPSDPPLVAESILADTLVVDDLRTANRIARAHASRPRLVTLDGELVEPGGAITGGRQRDGGGGVLADQRRFQELDAELEATDTQGVTLNRALEDVRASLAASVERHDTVLAARERAAREEHDAERRVTELDAQARSLDANRERLLTRLTPMPAPPEAATPLPDLEALDADLLAARHAAEQGRVAERAAAETLALARELDAAWRAHRAASTRAGALQARLDVNAQSATAQGTALDAAQAEVARRETALGTLDEHEFPRAEQAREAAALAYANLIGTQNALRTRLDEQRLLIARRQGSVEDIAPGVLPPGTPREWTATLTRTRAELDALGPVNARAEIEHAEALATLDAQRSEVQDAMSAATELRTHLAELEAAEGTATRAAFTRVNAAFREYSAELLGGDGDLEPEEDAGGRLTGLRLAVQPRGKRTRSMTLLSAGERTMAGLGFLFALNHAGGEGSAGGLPLAVLDEVDAPLDEANIRRFTAFLTRFSERGAQFLLVTHQKATMEVAQALWGVTTDQSGASRVLSIRRPDEVRAG; from the coding sequence ATGCTGCACTCAATCACCCTCCAGGGCTTCAAATCCTTCGCCGACCGCACCCGCCTGGAGTTCGGCCCCGGCGTGTGCGCCGTGATCGGCCCCAATGGCAGCGGCAAGAGCAACGTCGTGGAGGCGCTGCGCTGGGCCACTCACCACGCGCGGGCACGCGAACTGCGGGCCGGGCGCGGCACCGAGCTGATCTTCCACGGCAGCGGCGGCAAGGCGCCCCTGGGGCTGGCCGAGGTGCAGGTCGAACTGCAGACGGAGGCCGGGCGCGTGAACCTCGCGCGGCGCGTGTACCGCGACGGCACCGGCGAGCAGGATCTGAACGGCCGCGCCGTGCGCGTGCGCGACGTGCAGGGCGCCCTGCGCGGCACCGGCCTGGGGCCCGGGGGGCTGGCGGTGATCGGCCAGGGCGAGGTCAGCGGGGTCGTGCAGGCCGAGGGCCGCACGCTGCTGGGCTATGTCCAGGAGGCCGCCGGCCTGTCCCGCGCCGTCAGCGCCCGCCAGGAGGCCGAGGCCCGGCTGCGCGAGGCCGACACCCACCTGAATCAGCTGAACCTGATCCTGGGCGAGCGCGAGGCCGGGGCCGTGCGCCTGGAACGCGCCGCCGACGCCGCCCGCCGCCACCGTGCCCTGAGCGCCACGGTGGCGATGCTGGAGGATGCCCTGCGCCGCGAGCGCCAGCTGGCCCTCCAGCGCGAGATCCACGCAGCCCAGGCCGACGTGGCCGCCATGGAGGCCCGCAGCGCCGCGCTGGGGGCCGAGGTGCAGGCGGCGGCCCGCGCCGTCGAGGACGCCCGAGAGGCCGCGCAGGAGGCCCGTGCCCGTCGCGATGCCCACGCCGGTGCCCTGGAGACCCTGCGGGCCGCCCGTGAGGCCGCGGCGCAGGCGGCCCGCTACCGCGACCATCTGACCCAGGAGGCGGCGGCCCTGACGGCCGAACTGGCCGCGCTGCCGGTGGAACCCCCGGTGGGGGAGGCCCCGGATCTGGCCGCCCACGAGACTGCTGCCGCGCAGGCACGCATCCACGCCGAGACGGCCGAGCGTCACCTGCGGACGCTGGACGATGCGGTGGCCCGCGCCCGTGCCCAGGCCGCCCGCGCCGCCGAGGCCCACGCCCGCGAGGACGCCAGCCGCGACACGCTGCGCGCCGAGCTCGACCGCGCCGAGGGCAACCTGGGGCAGGTGCTGGAGTCGCTGGACGCCGCCCGCGAGCGGCTGACGCTGGCCCGCCATGCCCGCGAACATGCCGAGGCCGCGTATGCCGCCCTGCGCGATGAGCGCGAGGCCGCCACGGCGCGGGATCGTCACCTGAGCGGTGAACTGTCGCGCCTGCAGGCCAGCGTGGCGCCGTTGCGCCGCGAACGCGAACGCCTGGAAGCGGCCCTGAACTCGTATGCCCGCTACGGCGAGGGCGCCCGCAACGCCCTGCGGCTCGACCATCCGGGCATCGTGGGGTCGGTGGCCGACCTGTTGACCGTGCCCGCCGAGTACGAGGTGGCCCTGGGAGCGGCGCTGGGCCGCCGGCTGGAACAGGTCGTCGTGCAGCGGGCCGACGACGCCCGCGAGATCATTGACGAACTCAAACGGTCGGGGGGCCGGGCGACCTTCCTGCCGCTCGACCTGATCCGGGCCCGGCCCCGCCGCGACGGACTGCTGCTGCGCGAGGCCGGCGTGCTGGGCAACCTGGCCGACCTGTGCCCCAGCGATCCGCCGCTGGTCGCCGAATCGATCCTGGCCGATACGCTGGTCGTGGATGACCTGCGCACCGCCAACCGGATCGCGCGGGCCCACGCCAGCCGCCCCCGGCTGGTCACCCTGGACGGCGAACTGGTCGAGCCCGGCGGCGCGATCACCGGGGGCCGCCAGCGCGACGGGGGCGGGGGCGTGCTGGCCGACCAGCGGCGTTTCCAGGAACTCGACGCGGAACTGGAGGCCACCGACACCCAGGGCGTGACCCTGAACCGAGCGCTGGAGGACGTGCGCGCGTCGCTGGCGGCCAGTGTCGAGCGACACGACACCGTGCTCGCCGCCCGCGAACGCGCCGCCCGCGAGGAACACGACGCCGAGCGCCGCGTGACCGAGCTGGACGCCCAGGCCCGCAGCCTGGACGCCAACCGCGAGCGCCTGCTGACCCGGCTGACGCCGATGCCGGCCCCGCCGGAGGCTGCCACCCCCCTGCCGGATCTGGAGGCCCTGGACGCCGATCTCCTGGCTGCCCGGCACGCGGCTGAACAGGGCCGGGTCGCCGAACGCGCCGCCGCCGAGACCCTGGCCCTGGCGCGCGAACTGGACGCCGCGTGGCGGGCCCACCGTGCGGCGTCCACGCGCGCGGGTGCGCTGCAGGCGCGGCTGGACGTGAACGCGCAGTCGGCCACCGCTCAGGGCACCGCCCTGGACGCCGCCCAGGCCGAGGTCGCCCGCCGCGAGACCGCACTGGGCACCCTGGACGAGCACGAATTCCCCCGCGCCGAGCAGGCCCGCGAGGCGGCGGCGCTGGCCTACGCGAATCTGATCGGCACCCAGAACGCGCTGCGCACCCGCCTGGACGAACAGCGCCTGCTGATCGCCCGCCGCCAGGGCAGCGTGGAGGACATCGCCCCTGGCGTGCTGCCCCCCGGCACCCCCCGTGAGTGGACGGCGACCCTGACCCGCACCCGCGCCGAGCTGGACGCCCTGGGGCCGGTGAACGCCCGCGCCGAGATCGAGCACGCCGAGGCCCTGGCCACCCTGGATGCCCAGCGATCCGAGGTGCAGGACGCCATGAGCGCCGCCACGGAACTGCGCACCCACCTGGCCGAACTGGAGGCCGCCGAGGGCACCGCCACCCGCGCCGCCTTCACCCGCGTGAACGCTGCCTTCCGCGAGTACAGCGCCGAGCTGCTGGGCGGCGACGGCGACCTGGAACCCGAGGAGGACGCTGGCGGCCGCCTGACCGGGCTGCGCCTGGCCGTGCAGCCCAGGGGCAAGCGCACCCGCTCCATGACCCTGCTGTCGGCCGGGGAGCGCACCATGGCCGGCCTGGGCTTCCTGTTCGCCCTGAACCACGCGGGCGGCGAGGGCAGCGCCGGCGGCCTGCCCCTGGCCGTGCTCGACGAGGTCGATGCGCCGCTCGACGAGGCCAACATCCGCCGCTTCACGGCCTTCCTGACCCGCTTCAGCGAGCGCGGGGCGCAGTTCCTGCTGGTCACGCACCAGAAGGCGACGATGGAGGTCGCGCAGGCGCTGTGGGGCGTGACCACGGATCAGAGCGGCGCGAGCCGCGTCCTGAGCATCCGTCGCCCCGACGAGGTGCGGGCCGGCTGA
- the smpB gene encoding SsrA-binding protein SmpB, whose amino-acid sequence MPRVYTNRRAQHEYELLDRFEAGIVLTGSEVKSVRAGGVDFRDAFARLQGGNIELEGLYIPTYTQATYNNHEPRRTRRLLLHREEIGKLRRGLEQKGLTLVPTRLYQKGRVFKVEVALARGKKLHDKRRAEADKTMRRELREL is encoded by the coding sequence ATGCCGCGCGTGTACACGAACCGCCGCGCCCAACATGAGTACGAACTGCTCGATCGGTTCGAGGCGGGCATCGTGCTGACCGGCAGCGAGGTCAAGAGTGTCCGTGCCGGCGGCGTGGACTTCCGCGACGCCTTCGCGCGGCTTCAGGGCGGCAACATCGAGCTCGAGGGCCTGTACATACCCACCTACACCCAGGCCACCTACAACAACCACGAGCCCCGGCGCACCCGGCGTCTGCTGCTGCACCGCGAGGAGATCGGCAAGCTGCGGCGCGGGCTGGAGCAGAAGGGCCTGACCCTGGTGCCCACGCGGCTGTACCAGAAGGGCCGGGTCTTCAAGGTCGAGGTGGCCCTGGCGCGTGGCAAGAAGCTCCACGACAAGCGCCGCGCCGAGGCCGACAAGACCATGCGCCGGGAGCTGCGCGAGCTGTGA
- a CDS encoding SDR family oxidoreductase — translation MTTDATKSRKTAFITGASKGIGEAVAQALVEAGYAVTITSRSDREITAAAEKIGQGTRGVVCDVKDPAAVQREVDAHVAAFGGLDVLFVNAGVGHFANVEDMTLEQWQDVIDTNLSGAFYTIKAAIPALKAQGGYIFTLSSLAGKNPFAGGGAYNASKFGLNGLSEVLTLDLRHHGIKVTQIMPGSVATHFGGHTPSDADAWKIQPEDIAQLTVDLLAMPARTLPSRVEVRPSQPPRK, via the coding sequence ATGACGACCGACGCAACGAAGTCCAGAAAGACCGCCTTCATCACCGGGGCCAGCAAGGGCATTGGCGAGGCCGTGGCGCAGGCCCTGGTAGAGGCCGGGTACGCCGTGACGATCACCAGCCGCAGCGACCGCGAGATCACCGCCGCCGCCGAGAAGATCGGGCAGGGCACGCGGGGAGTGGTCTGCGACGTGAAGGATCCGGCCGCCGTCCAGCGTGAGGTCGATGCGCACGTGGCGGCCTTCGGCGGTCTGGACGTGCTGTTCGTGAACGCGGGGGTGGGGCACTTCGCCAACGTCGAGGACATGACCCTAGAGCAGTGGCAGGACGTGATCGACACGAACCTCAGCGGCGCGTTCTACACCATCAAGGCCGCGATTCCGGCGCTCAAGGCCCAGGGCGGCTACATCTTCACCCTCTCCAGCCTGGCCGGGAAGAATCCCTTCGCGGGCGGCGGCGCGTACAACGCCAGCAAGTTTGGCCTCAACGGCCTGTCCGAGGTGCTGACCCTGGATCTGCGCCACCACGGCATCAAGGTCACGCAGATCATGCCGGGCAGCGTCGCCACGCACTTCGGCGGGCACACGCCCAGTGACGCCGATGCGTGGAAGATCCAGCCCGAGGACATCGCGCAGCTCACGGTGGATCTGCTGGCGATGCCCGCCCGGACGCTGCCCAGCCGCGTGGAAGTCCGGCCCAGCCAGCCGCCGCGCAAGTAG
- a CDS encoding N-acetylmuramoyl-L-alanine amidase family protein has product MAGRTRRLGVRWRLAVLGSTLVAGVTLAGLGGAQVTFTQLKLAGQTVQSIQLYGAEYASETILGRVLRITRDDRLVTVTGFGHTLLFPLDEDQQRATTDFNTVQLDTARRRARTATLVNGNLYLPLDTLAAGLGASYANGAFTIAPAQLLGVSSRAGRDSDRLVLDLSRDVEVIDEQRGSGVVLTLRGLSGQARRYTTRGAFVPSAEVKQVGSDVTVTVPLPASDGYRTYKVVRDTGVRVVLDAGPGIPRSSPDLLTRVTRPLIVLDPARVPGVGRDVTLDVARRAAELLTKAGWRVQVTRDPGSALSLEDTLKLARQSDVFLALDLGRFPNSARSGVTVYEQTGRASAQIINDIRAGQAPPYGTLVVAGTGSSRRLGDLLRGELKGGGVTAKQESTSRVLTLGEAPQAALLLELGWANNATDLANLGVDGRLKIMADAVARAVATYLTARANNNANVSATTPEARP; this is encoded by the coding sequence ATGGCGGGGCGCACGCGGCGTCTCGGCGTCCGGTGGCGGCTGGCGGTGCTCGGCAGCACCCTGGTCGCCGGGGTGACCCTGGCGGGACTGGGCGGGGCGCAGGTGACGTTCACGCAGCTGAAGCTGGCCGGCCAGACGGTGCAGAGCATCCAGCTGTACGGTGCGGAATACGCCAGCGAGACCATCCTGGGCCGCGTGCTGCGGATCACCCGCGACGACCGCCTCGTGACCGTGACCGGTTTCGGCCATACCCTGCTGTTCCCGCTCGACGAGGATCAGCAGCGGGCGACCACCGACTTCAACACCGTGCAGCTCGACACGGCGCGCCGCCGGGCACGCACGGCCACGCTGGTGAATGGAAACCTGTATCTGCCGCTCGACACGCTCGCGGCCGGGCTGGGGGCCAGCTACGCCAACGGGGCCTTCACGATCGCGCCGGCCCAGCTGCTGGGCGTCAGCAGCCGCGCCGGCCGGGACAGCGACCGGCTGGTGCTGGACCTCAGCCGGGACGTCGAGGTCATCGACGAGCAGCGCGGCTCGGGCGTGGTGCTCACCCTGCGCGGTTTGAGCGGGCAGGCGCGGCGCTACACCACGCGCGGCGCCTTCGTTCCATCGGCCGAGGTCAAGCAGGTGGGGAGCGACGTCACCGTGACCGTGCCGCTGCCGGCCTCGGACGGCTACCGCACCTACAAGGTGGTGCGCGACACCGGCGTGCGGGTGGTGCTGGACGCCGGCCCCGGCATTCCGCGCAGCAGCCCGGACCTGCTCACGCGGGTCACGCGGCCCCTGATCGTGCTCGACCCCGCCCGCGTGCCCGGCGTGGGCCGCGACGTCACGCTGGACGTGGCCCGCCGCGCCGCCGAGCTGCTCACCAAGGCGGGCTGGCGCGTGCAGGTCACCCGGGATCCCGGCAGCGCCCTGAGCCTGGAGGACACCCTGAAGCTCGCGCGGCAGAGCGACGTGTTCCTGGCGCTGGATCTGGGCCGGTTCCCGAATTCGGCCCGCAGCGGCGTGACCGTGTACGAGCAGACCGGCCGGGCCAGTGCCCAGATCATCAACGACATCCGCGCGGGGCAGGCCCCGCCCTACGGCACGCTGGTGGTGGCGGGTACCGGCAGCTCGCGGCGGCTGGGCGACCTGCTGCGTGGCGAGCTCAAGGGCGGCGGCGTGACGGCCAAGCAGGAGAGCACCTCCCGCGTGTTGACCCTGGGCGAGGCCCCACAGGCGGCGCTGCTGCTGGAGCTCGGGTGGGCGAACAACGCCACGGATCTGGCGAATCTGGGGGTCGACGGCCGTCTGAAGATCATGGCGGACGCCGTCGCCCGCGCGGTCGCCACGTACCTGACCGCCCGGGCGAACAACAACGCGAACGTCTCGGCCACCACACCGGAGGCCCGGCCATGA
- a CDS encoding GTP pyrophosphokinase encodes MNDVLVQAYEAALPEYERLRDAAVAHTNALLDRSGLNIHHVTGRVKRPASLADKLLRKPGRYHALDEVTDLVAVRVITYFESDLQAVSRLVEAQFDVDWNHSIDKSRMHDPDRFGYMGVHYVVRPLGSGPDAAAFASHPFEIQIRSILQHAWAEIEHDLGYKNREAVPREVRRRFYRLAGLLEMADEEFMALDRLSKDYAATLPERVRDTPDSVYIDAQSVKYMLDHAPVHDLDAQVAAALNVLLLTGWPDPERPQRLAGLLQYVGVNSVGALQGELRRHGQEVVAFAGLLLPRLRESWTPAGGARPGTSLVHYALMRACANPALDPSEIVRLLDVPGTADTATLIASVRDAYAEATGFPLRQDGTAPV; translated from the coding sequence ATGAATGACGTGCTGGTTCAGGCGTACGAGGCGGCCCTTCCGGAGTACGAGCGCCTGCGGGACGCGGCGGTGGCGCACACGAATGCACTGCTCGACCGCTCCGGCCTGAACATCCACCACGTGACCGGCCGGGTCAAGCGCCCCGCCAGCCTGGCGGACAAGCTGCTGCGCAAGCCCGGCCGCTACCACGCCCTGGACGAGGTGACGGACCTCGTGGCGGTGCGCGTCATCACGTACTTCGAGTCCGACTTGCAGGCGGTGTCGCGGCTGGTCGAGGCGCAGTTCGACGTGGACTGGAACCACTCCATCGACAAGAGCCGGATGCACGATCCCGACCGATTCGGGTACATGGGCGTGCACTACGTGGTGCGCCCCCTGGGCAGCGGGCCGGACGCTGCCGCGTTCGCATCGCATCCCTTCGAGATCCAGATCCGCTCGATCCTGCAGCATGCGTGGGCCGAGATCGAACACGACCTGGGCTACAAGAACCGCGAGGCCGTGCCGCGCGAGGTGCGGCGGCGCTTCTACCGGCTGGCCGGCCTGCTGGAGATGGCCGACGAGGAGTTCATGGCGCTCGACCGCCTGTCCAAGGACTACGCCGCGACCCTGCCCGAGCGCGTGCGTGACACGCCGGACAGCGTGTACATCGACGCCCAGAGTGTGAAGTACATGCTCGACCATGCCCCGGTTCACGATCTGGACGCGCAGGTGGCCGCCGCGCTGAATGTGCTGCTCCTGACCGGCTGGCCCGACCCGGAGCGTCCGCAGCGGCTGGCAGGCCTGCTCCAGTATGTCGGCGTGAACTCGGTCGGCGCCCTTCAGGGCGAACTGCGCCGGCACGGACAGGAGGTGGTGGCCTTCGCCGGTCTGCTGCTGCCCCGCCTGCGGGAATCGTGGACGCCCGCTGGTGGAGCGCGGCCCGGCACCAGCCTCGTGCATTACGCGCTGATGCGCGCGTGCGCGAACCCGGCCCTCGACCCGAGCGAGATCGTGCGCCTGCTCGACGTGCCGGGCACGGCCGACACCGCGACCCTGATCGCGTCGGTACGCGACGCCTATGCCGAGGCGACCGGCTTCCCGCTGCGGCAGGACGGCACCGCGCCGGTATGA